Proteins from one Prinia subflava isolate CZ2003 ecotype Zambia chromosome 4, Cam_Psub_1.2, whole genome shotgun sequence genomic window:
- the PFKFB3 gene encoding 6-phosphofructo-2-kinase/fructose-2,6-bisphosphatase 3 isoform X3, translated as MPMELTQSRIQKIWLPNDNRPALPRRSCGPQLANSPTVIVMVGLPARGKTYISKKLTRYLNWIGVPTKVFNVGEYRREAVKHYSSYDFFRPDNEEAMKVRRQCAMAALRDVKLYLTEEAGQIAVFDATNTTRERRGMILNFAKENGFKVFFIESVCNDPNVVATNVMEVKLSSPDYRDCNSTDAMEDFMKRINCYQASYQPLDPDDYDRELSLIKVIDVGRRFLVNRVQDHIQSRIVYYLMNIHVQPRTIYLCRHGESEFNLKGRIGGDSGLSNRGKKFAVALNKFVEEQNLKDLKIWTSQLKRTIQTAEALQLPYEQWKALNEIDAGVCEEMTYEEIREQHPEEFALRDQDKYYYRYPSGESYQDLVQRLEPVIMELERQENVLVICHQAVMRCLLAYFLDKSADEMPYLKCPLHTVLKLTPVAYGCRVESISLNIEAVNTHRDRPENMNSSQKPS; from the exons ATGCCCATGGAGCTGACGCAAAGCCGCATCCAGAAGATTTGGCTTCCCAATGACAaccgcccggcgctgccccgccgcT cCTGTGGGCCTCAGCTTGCCAATTCCCCCACTGTGATAGTCATGGTTGGCCTCCCGGCCCGTGGCAAGACCTACATCTCCAAGAAGCTGACTCGCTACCTCAACTGGATTGGTGTCCCCACAAAAG TTTTCAATGTTGGGGAGTATCGCCGCGAGGCCGTGAAGCATTACAGCTCCTATGACTTCTTCCGTCCTGACAACGAGGAGGCCATGAAAGTCAGGAG GCAATGTGCCATGGCTGCCCTGAGGGATGTGAAGCTGTACCTGACGGAGGAGGCCGGGCAGATTGCG gtTTTTGATGCCACCAATACCACGCGGGAGAGGAGAGGGATGATCCTAAACTTTGCCAAAGAGAACGGATTCAAG GTATTCTTCATCGAATCTGTCTGCAATGATCCCAACGTAGTCGCCACCAACGTTATG GAAGTCAAATTGTCCAGCCCAGATTACCGGGACTGTAATTCCACCGATGCCATGGAGGATTTCATGAAGAGGATCAATTGTTACCAAGCCAGCTACCAGCCCCTCGACCCTGATGACTATGACAG GGAACTTTCTCTCATCAAAGTCATTGACGTTGGCCGGCGGTTCCTGGTCAACAGGGTTCAGGATCACATCCAGAGCAGGATTGTTTATTACCTGATGAACATCCACGTCCAGCCCCGCACCATTTACCTCTGCCGCCACGGGGAGAGCGAGTTCAACCTCAAGGGGAGGATTGGAGGGGACTCGGGCCTCTCCAACAGGGGCAAGaag TTTGCAGTGGCACTAAACAAATTTGTGGAAGAGCAGAACCTGAAGGACCTCAAAATTTGGACCAGCCAGCTAAAGAGGACAATCCAAACAGCAGAAGCTCTCCAGCTGCCCTATGAGCAGTGGAAGGCACTCAATGAAATCGATGCT ggtgtGTGTGAAGAAATGACCTATGAAGAAATCAGGGAGCAACATCCAGAGGAATTTGCTCTGCGTGATCAGGATAAATATTACTACCGTTATCCTTCTGGGGAG TCCTACCAAGACCTGGTGCAGCGCCTGGAGCCAGTCATCATGgagctggagaggcaggagaaCGTCCTTGTCATCTGCCACCAGGCTGTCATGCGCTGTCTCCTGGCCTATTTCCTGGACAAGAGTGCAG aTGAAATGCCCTACCTGAAATGTCCCCTGCACACGGTGTTGAAGCTGACCCCGGTAGCCTATG gctgCCGAGTGGAATCCATCTCACTGAACATTGAAGCAGTCAACACCCACAGAGACCGGCCAGAG AACATGAACAGCTCCCAGAAGCCGTCGTGA
- the PFKFB3 gene encoding 6-phosphofructo-2-kinase/fructose-2,6-bisphosphatase 3 isoform X1: MPMELTQSRIQKIWLPNDNRPALPRRSCGPQLANSPTVIVMVGLPARGKTYISKKLTRYLNWIGVPTKVFNVGEYRREAVKHYSSYDFFRPDNEEAMKVRRQCAMAALRDVKLYLTEEAGQIAVFDATNTTRERRGMILNFAKENGFKVFFIESVCNDPNVVATNVMEVKLSSPDYRDCNSTDAMEDFMKRINCYQASYQPLDPDDYDRELSLIKVIDVGRRFLVNRVQDHIQSRIVYYLMNIHVQPRTIYLCRHGESEFNLKGRIGGDSGLSNRGKKFAVALNKFVEEQNLKDLKIWTSQLKRTIQTAEALQLPYEQWKALNEIDAGVCEEMTYEEIREQHPEEFALRDQDKYYYRYPSGESYQDLVQRLEPVIMELERQENVLVICHQAVMRCLLAYFLDKSADEMPYLKCPLHTVLKLTPVAYGCRVESISLNIEAVNTHRDRPEEAKKGPNPLMRRNSVTPLASPEPTKKPRINSFEEHVAVSSALPGCVPQEVPTQMPGQNMNSSQKPS, encoded by the exons ATGCCCATGGAGCTGACGCAAAGCCGCATCCAGAAGATTTGGCTTCCCAATGACAaccgcccggcgctgccccgccgcT cCTGTGGGCCTCAGCTTGCCAATTCCCCCACTGTGATAGTCATGGTTGGCCTCCCGGCCCGTGGCAAGACCTACATCTCCAAGAAGCTGACTCGCTACCTCAACTGGATTGGTGTCCCCACAAAAG TTTTCAATGTTGGGGAGTATCGCCGCGAGGCCGTGAAGCATTACAGCTCCTATGACTTCTTCCGTCCTGACAACGAGGAGGCCATGAAAGTCAGGAG GCAATGTGCCATGGCTGCCCTGAGGGATGTGAAGCTGTACCTGACGGAGGAGGCCGGGCAGATTGCG gtTTTTGATGCCACCAATACCACGCGGGAGAGGAGAGGGATGATCCTAAACTTTGCCAAAGAGAACGGATTCAAG GTATTCTTCATCGAATCTGTCTGCAATGATCCCAACGTAGTCGCCACCAACGTTATG GAAGTCAAATTGTCCAGCCCAGATTACCGGGACTGTAATTCCACCGATGCCATGGAGGATTTCATGAAGAGGATCAATTGTTACCAAGCCAGCTACCAGCCCCTCGACCCTGATGACTATGACAG GGAACTTTCTCTCATCAAAGTCATTGACGTTGGCCGGCGGTTCCTGGTCAACAGGGTTCAGGATCACATCCAGAGCAGGATTGTTTATTACCTGATGAACATCCACGTCCAGCCCCGCACCATTTACCTCTGCCGCCACGGGGAGAGCGAGTTCAACCTCAAGGGGAGGATTGGAGGGGACTCGGGCCTCTCCAACAGGGGCAAGaag TTTGCAGTGGCACTAAACAAATTTGTGGAAGAGCAGAACCTGAAGGACCTCAAAATTTGGACCAGCCAGCTAAAGAGGACAATCCAAACAGCAGAAGCTCTCCAGCTGCCCTATGAGCAGTGGAAGGCACTCAATGAAATCGATGCT ggtgtGTGTGAAGAAATGACCTATGAAGAAATCAGGGAGCAACATCCAGAGGAATTTGCTCTGCGTGATCAGGATAAATATTACTACCGTTATCCTTCTGGGGAG TCCTACCAAGACCTGGTGCAGCGCCTGGAGCCAGTCATCATGgagctggagaggcaggagaaCGTCCTTGTCATCTGCCACCAGGCTGTCATGCGCTGTCTCCTGGCCTATTTCCTGGACAAGAGTGCAG aTGAAATGCCCTACCTGAAATGTCCCCTGCACACGGTGTTGAAGCTGACCCCGGTAGCCTATG gctgCCGAGTGGAATCCATCTCACTGAACATTGAAGCAGTCAACACCCACAGAGACCGGCCAGAG GAAGCAAAGAAGGGACCTAACCCGCTCATGAGACGTAATAGCGTTACCCCTCTAGCAAGCCCAGAGCCCACCAAAAAACCTCGCATCAACAGCTTTGAGGAGCATGTGGCTGTTTCttctgccctgccaggctgtgttcCTCAGGAAGTGCCCACGCAGATGCCGGGACAA AACATGAACAGCTCCCAGAAGCCGTCGTGA
- the PFKFB3 gene encoding 6-phosphofructo-2-kinase/fructose-2,6-bisphosphatase 3 isoform X2, with product MPFRKACGPQLANSPTVIVMVGLPARGKTYISKKLTRYLNWIGVPTKVFNVGEYRREAVKHYSSYDFFRPDNEEAMKVRRQCAMAALRDVKLYLTEEAGQIAVFDATNTTRERRGMILNFAKENGFKVFFIESVCNDPNVVATNVMEVKLSSPDYRDCNSTDAMEDFMKRINCYQASYQPLDPDDYDRELSLIKVIDVGRRFLVNRVQDHIQSRIVYYLMNIHVQPRTIYLCRHGESEFNLKGRIGGDSGLSNRGKKFAVALNKFVEEQNLKDLKIWTSQLKRTIQTAEALQLPYEQWKALNEIDAGVCEEMTYEEIREQHPEEFALRDQDKYYYRYPSGESYQDLVQRLEPVIMELERQENVLVICHQAVMRCLLAYFLDKSADEMPYLKCPLHTVLKLTPVAYGCRVESISLNIEAVNTHRDRPEEAKKGPNPLMRRNSVTPLASPEPTKKPRINSFEEHVAVSSALPGCVPQEVPTQMPGQNMNSSQKPS from the exons cCTGTGGGCCTCAGCTTGCCAATTCCCCCACTGTGATAGTCATGGTTGGCCTCCCGGCCCGTGGCAAGACCTACATCTCCAAGAAGCTGACTCGCTACCTCAACTGGATTGGTGTCCCCACAAAAG TTTTCAATGTTGGGGAGTATCGCCGCGAGGCCGTGAAGCATTACAGCTCCTATGACTTCTTCCGTCCTGACAACGAGGAGGCCATGAAAGTCAGGAG GCAATGTGCCATGGCTGCCCTGAGGGATGTGAAGCTGTACCTGACGGAGGAGGCCGGGCAGATTGCG gtTTTTGATGCCACCAATACCACGCGGGAGAGGAGAGGGATGATCCTAAACTTTGCCAAAGAGAACGGATTCAAG GTATTCTTCATCGAATCTGTCTGCAATGATCCCAACGTAGTCGCCACCAACGTTATG GAAGTCAAATTGTCCAGCCCAGATTACCGGGACTGTAATTCCACCGATGCCATGGAGGATTTCATGAAGAGGATCAATTGTTACCAAGCCAGCTACCAGCCCCTCGACCCTGATGACTATGACAG GGAACTTTCTCTCATCAAAGTCATTGACGTTGGCCGGCGGTTCCTGGTCAACAGGGTTCAGGATCACATCCAGAGCAGGATTGTTTATTACCTGATGAACATCCACGTCCAGCCCCGCACCATTTACCTCTGCCGCCACGGGGAGAGCGAGTTCAACCTCAAGGGGAGGATTGGAGGGGACTCGGGCCTCTCCAACAGGGGCAAGaag TTTGCAGTGGCACTAAACAAATTTGTGGAAGAGCAGAACCTGAAGGACCTCAAAATTTGGACCAGCCAGCTAAAGAGGACAATCCAAACAGCAGAAGCTCTCCAGCTGCCCTATGAGCAGTGGAAGGCACTCAATGAAATCGATGCT ggtgtGTGTGAAGAAATGACCTATGAAGAAATCAGGGAGCAACATCCAGAGGAATTTGCTCTGCGTGATCAGGATAAATATTACTACCGTTATCCTTCTGGGGAG TCCTACCAAGACCTGGTGCAGCGCCTGGAGCCAGTCATCATGgagctggagaggcaggagaaCGTCCTTGTCATCTGCCACCAGGCTGTCATGCGCTGTCTCCTGGCCTATTTCCTGGACAAGAGTGCAG aTGAAATGCCCTACCTGAAATGTCCCCTGCACACGGTGTTGAAGCTGACCCCGGTAGCCTATG gctgCCGAGTGGAATCCATCTCACTGAACATTGAAGCAGTCAACACCCACAGAGACCGGCCAGAG GAAGCAAAGAAGGGACCTAACCCGCTCATGAGACGTAATAGCGTTACCCCTCTAGCAAGCCCAGAGCCCACCAAAAAACCTCGCATCAACAGCTTTGAGGAGCATGTGGCTGTTTCttctgccctgccaggctgtgttcCTCAGGAAGTGCCCACGCAGATGCCGGGACAA AACATGAACAGCTCCCAGAAGCCGTCGTGA
- the PFKFB3 gene encoding 6-phosphofructo-2-kinase/fructose-2,6-bisphosphatase 3 isoform X4: MPMELTQSRIQKIWLPNDNRPALPRRSCGPQLANSPTVIVMVGLPARGKTYISKKLTRYLNWIGVPTKVFNVGEYRREAVKHYSSYDFFRPDNEEAMKVRRQCAMAALRDVKLYLTEEAGQIAVFDATNTTRERRGMILNFAKENGFKVFFIESVCNDPNVVATNVMEVKLSSPDYRDCNSTDAMEDFMKRINCYQASYQPLDPDDYDRELSLIKVIDVGRRFLVNRVQDHIQSRIVYYLMNIHVQPRTIYLCRHGESEFNLKGRIGGDSGLSNRGKKFAVALNKFVEEQNLKDLKIWTSQLKRTIQTAEALQLPYEQWKALNEIDAGVCEEMTYEEIREQHPEEFALRDQDKYYYRYPSGESYQDLVQRLEPVIMELERQENVLVICHQAVMRCLLAYFLDKSADEMPYLKCPLHTVLKLTPVAYGCRVESISLNIEAVNTHRDRPEEAKKGPNPLMRRNSVTPLASPEPTKKPRINSFEEHVAVSSALPGCVPQEVPTQMPGQPLLGKACLRPVCHFLKVFSLLIFPR; this comes from the exons ATGCCCATGGAGCTGACGCAAAGCCGCATCCAGAAGATTTGGCTTCCCAATGACAaccgcccggcgctgccccgccgcT cCTGTGGGCCTCAGCTTGCCAATTCCCCCACTGTGATAGTCATGGTTGGCCTCCCGGCCCGTGGCAAGACCTACATCTCCAAGAAGCTGACTCGCTACCTCAACTGGATTGGTGTCCCCACAAAAG TTTTCAATGTTGGGGAGTATCGCCGCGAGGCCGTGAAGCATTACAGCTCCTATGACTTCTTCCGTCCTGACAACGAGGAGGCCATGAAAGTCAGGAG GCAATGTGCCATGGCTGCCCTGAGGGATGTGAAGCTGTACCTGACGGAGGAGGCCGGGCAGATTGCG gtTTTTGATGCCACCAATACCACGCGGGAGAGGAGAGGGATGATCCTAAACTTTGCCAAAGAGAACGGATTCAAG GTATTCTTCATCGAATCTGTCTGCAATGATCCCAACGTAGTCGCCACCAACGTTATG GAAGTCAAATTGTCCAGCCCAGATTACCGGGACTGTAATTCCACCGATGCCATGGAGGATTTCATGAAGAGGATCAATTGTTACCAAGCCAGCTACCAGCCCCTCGACCCTGATGACTATGACAG GGAACTTTCTCTCATCAAAGTCATTGACGTTGGCCGGCGGTTCCTGGTCAACAGGGTTCAGGATCACATCCAGAGCAGGATTGTTTATTACCTGATGAACATCCACGTCCAGCCCCGCACCATTTACCTCTGCCGCCACGGGGAGAGCGAGTTCAACCTCAAGGGGAGGATTGGAGGGGACTCGGGCCTCTCCAACAGGGGCAAGaag TTTGCAGTGGCACTAAACAAATTTGTGGAAGAGCAGAACCTGAAGGACCTCAAAATTTGGACCAGCCAGCTAAAGAGGACAATCCAAACAGCAGAAGCTCTCCAGCTGCCCTATGAGCAGTGGAAGGCACTCAATGAAATCGATGCT ggtgtGTGTGAAGAAATGACCTATGAAGAAATCAGGGAGCAACATCCAGAGGAATTTGCTCTGCGTGATCAGGATAAATATTACTACCGTTATCCTTCTGGGGAG TCCTACCAAGACCTGGTGCAGCGCCTGGAGCCAGTCATCATGgagctggagaggcaggagaaCGTCCTTGTCATCTGCCACCAGGCTGTCATGCGCTGTCTCCTGGCCTATTTCCTGGACAAGAGTGCAG aTGAAATGCCCTACCTGAAATGTCCCCTGCACACGGTGTTGAAGCTGACCCCGGTAGCCTATG gctgCCGAGTGGAATCCATCTCACTGAACATTGAAGCAGTCAACACCCACAGAGACCGGCCAGAG GAAGCAAAGAAGGGACCTAACCCGCTCATGAGACGTAATAGCGTTACCCCTCTAGCAAGCCCAGAGCCCACCAAAAAACCTCGCATCAACAGCTTTGAGGAGCATGTGGCTGTTTCttctgccctgccaggctgtgttcCTCAGGAAGTGCCCACGCAGATGCCGGGACAA cCTTTACTAGGGAAGGCATGCCT AAGACCCGTTTGTCACTTTCTCAAAGTTTTCTCTTTGCTAATATTTCCAAGGTAA